The Amycolatopsis endophytica genome includes the window GGCGGTGGTCGCGGTGTCCAGTGTGTACGAAACGGAACCGTGGGGCGTCGAAGACCAGCCCGACTTCCTCAACGCGGTGTGCATTGTGGACGATCCCGCGCGCGACGAGTGGGCGTGGCTGCGCGCAGGCCAGTCCCTCGAACGCGACGCACACCGAGTCCGTGAGCTGCGCTGGGGCCCCCGCACGCTGGACGTCGACATCGTGACGGTGGACGACGTACGCTCGGATGATCCGGAGCTGCTGCTGCCGCACCCCGGAACCCCCGAACGTGCCAGCGTGCTGATCCCGTGGCTGGAAATCGACCCGAACGCCATACTTCCCGGCCACGGCCCGGTCCGCGACCTGCTGGCCACGCGTCCCGAGTCGGACCGCAAGTCGGTGCGCCTCCTGCAGCCCTTCCCACGGTAAGGCGAGCGCCAGCGAGCCTGCACTAAAACGAGCTG containing:
- the folK gene encoding 2-amino-4-hydroxy-6-hydroxymethyldihydropteridine diphosphokinase, which translates into the protein MRAVLSLGSNLGDRLAHLRSVVDGLGPAVVAVSSVYETEPWGVEDQPDFLNAVCIVDDPARDEWAWLRAGQSLERDAHRVRELRWGPRTLDVDIVTVDDVRSDDPELLLPHPGTPERASVLIPWLEIDPNAILPGHGPVRDLLATRPESDRKSVRLLQPFPR